The DNA region AGTAATGACGAATCGTTCTCTAGGTAGCAATACCGAAGAAACATTCACATTACGGCATAACGCGCGAGGTGAAAGACCTCGCAAGTCCTTGAAAGAAAACGGAGGCGTCTCGCAAGAGAGGTCAAAGTTATAGGGTCAAGTGACTAAGAGCATGTGGTGGATGCCTTGGCGATGATAGGCGACGAAAGACGTGAAAGCCTGCGATAAGCTTCGGGGAGCTGGCAAATAAGCTTTGATCCGGAGATTTCTGAATGGGGAAACCCACCCTTCGGGGTATCGTTAACTGAATACATAGGTTAACGAGGCGAACCGGGTGAACTGAAACATCTCAGTAGCTCGAGGAAAAGACATCAACCGAGATTCCGAAAGTAGTGGCGAGCGAAATCGGAAGAGCCTTCTAGTGATAGCACGACTGTTAGCAAAGCGGAATGGAAAGTCCGGCCATAGTGGGTGATAGCCCCGTATGCGAAAACAGACGTGTGGTACTAAGTTAGAGAAAAGTAGGGCGGGGCACGAGAAACCCTGTCTGAATATGGGGGGACCATCCTCCAAGGCTAAATACTCATCATCGACCGATAGTGAACCAGTACCGTGAGGGAAAGGCGAAAAGAACCCCGGGAGGGGAGTGAAATAGATCCTGAAACCGCATGCTTACAAAAAGTAGGAGCCCGCAAGGGTGACTGCGTACCTTTTGTATAATGGGTCAGCGACTTACATTCAGTGGCAAGGTTAACCGAATAGGGAAGCCGTAGAGAAATCGAGTCCGAATAGGGCGTTCAGTCGCTGGGTGTAGACCCGAAACCAAGTGATCTATCCATGGCCAGGATGAAGGTGCCGTAACAGGTACTGGAGGTCCGAACCGACTAGTGTTGCAAAACTAGCGGATGAGCTGTGGATAGGGGTGAAAGGCTAAACAAACTTGGAAATAGCTGGTTCTCTCCGAAAACTATTTAGGTAGTGCCTCAAGTATTACCGTCGGGGGTAGAGCACTGTTTTGGCTAGGGGGTCATGGCGACTTACCAAACCAAGGCAAACTCCGAATACCGACGAGTACAGCTTGGGAGACAGAGCACCGGGTGCTAACGTCCGGACTCAAGAGGGAAACAACCCAGACCGCCAGCTAAGGTCCCTAAAATTGGCTAAGTGGGAAACGAAGTGGGAAGGCTAAAACAGTCAGGATGTTGGCTTAGAAGCAGCCATCATTTAAAGAAAGCGTAATAGCTCACTGATCGAGTCGTCCTGCGCGGAAGATGTAACGGGGCTAAGCCAGTTACCGAAGCTGCGGATGTGCAATTTATTGCACGTGGTAGGAGAGCGTTCTGTAAGCCTGTGAAGGTGTCTGGTGACGGATGCTGGAGGTATCAGAAGTGCGAATGCTGACATGAGTAGCGTTAAAGGGGGTGAAAAGCCCCCTCGCCGTAAGCGCAAGGTTTTCTACGCAACGTTCATCGGCGTAGAGTGAGTCGGCCCCTAAGGCGAGGCAGAGATGCGTAGCTGATGGGAAACAGGTCAATATTCCTGTACCGATCAATAGTGCGATGTGGGGACGGAGAAGGTTAGCTCAGCCAACTGTTGGATATGTTGGTTCAAGCCTGTAGTCGTGCCCGGTAGGCAAATCCGCCGGGCTTAGATGAGGGGTGATAACGAGTCTGCTTGCAGACGAAGTGAGTGATACCCTGCTTCCAGGAAAAGCCACTAAGCTTCAGCTATTGACGACCGTACCGCAAACCGACACTGGTGCGCGAGATGAGTATTCTAAGGCGCTTGAGAGAACTCAGGAGAAGGAACTCGGCAAATTGATACCGTAACTTCGGGAGAAGGTATGCCCCTAGTAAGTGAAGTTGTACAAACGGAGCTAAACGGGGTTGCAAAAAATCGGTGGCTGCGACTGTTTAATAAAAACACAGCACTCTGCAAACACGAAAGTGGACGTATAGGGTGTGACGCCTGCCCGGTGCTGGAAGATTAAATGATGGGGTGCAAGCTCTTGATTGAAGTCCCAGTAAACGGCGGCCGTAACTATAACGGTCCTAAGGTAGCGAAATTCCTTGTCGGGTAAGTTCCGACCTGCACGAATGGCGTAACGATGGCCACACTGTCTCCTCCTGAGACTCAGCGAAGTTGAAATGTTTGTGATGATGCAATCTCCCCGCGGAAAGACGGAAAGACCCCATGAACCTTTACTGTAGCTTTGTATTGGACTTTGAACAGATCTGTGTAGGATAGGTGGGAGGCTTTGAAGTGAGGACGCTAGTTCTCATGGAGCCAACGTTGAAATACCACCCTGGTGTGTTTGAGGTTCTAACCTAGGTCCCTTATCGGGATCGGGGACAGTGCATGGTAGGCAGTTTGACTGGGGCGGTCTCCTCCCAAAGCGTAACGGAGGAGTTCGAAGGTACGCTAGTTACGGTCGGACATCGTGACGATAGTGCAATGGCATAAGCGTGCTTAACTGCGAGACTGACAAGTCGAGCAGATGCGAAAGCAGGACATAGTGATCCGGTGGTTCTGTATGGAAGGGCCATCGCTCAACGGATAAAAGGTACTCTGGGGATAACAGGCTGATACCGCCCAAGAGTTCATATCGACGGCGGTGTTTGGCACCTCGATGTCGGCTCATCTCATCCTGGGGCTGTAGCCGGTCCCAAGGGTATGGCTGTTCGCCATTTAAAGAGGTACGTGAGCTGGGTTTAAAACGTCGTGAGACAGTTTGGTCCCTATCTTCCGTGGGCGCTGCAGATTTGAGGAAGCCTGCTCCTAGTACGAGAGGACCGGAGTGGACACACCTCTGGTGTATCGGTTGTCACGCCAGTGGCATTGCCGAGTAGCTAAGTGTGGAAGAGATAACCGCTGAAAGCATCTAAGCGGGAAACTCGTTTCAAGATGAGATCTGCCGGGGCCTTGAGCCCCCTAAAGAGTCGTTCAAGACCAGGACGTTGATAGGTCAGGTGTGGAAGCGCAGTAATGCGTTAAGCTAACTGATACTAATTGCTCGTGCGGCTTGACCCTATAACTTTGACGACACCGTCAAGGTTGTTATGCCAAGTGACGCAATCAAAAATTACATGCTGATTTAGCTCTGTGAATTCGTTGTCTTGACCCAGTCAAGGCAGCAACAAGTTATGCCTGATGACCATAGCAAGTTGGTACCACTCCTTCCCATCCCGAACAGGACAGTGAAACGACTTTGCGCCGATGATAGTGCGGGTTCCCGTGTGAAAGTAGGTCATCGTCAGGCTCTTACAGCCCAAACCGCCCTTCTGCTCTGACGAGTAGAAGGGCGTTTTGCTTTGCGGCGGCGCATCCCGTCAGAGGAGTGATCGCTCATGCTGCTTCGCCAAGGCGCTCCTAGATGGCGCCGCCCGCCGTGATGCCCAGAACATCTCTCGGGCCGCTGCGCCAGCTCATCATCAGCCGGCCGCGCTATCGCGACAAGGCCAGCTCTACGACGCCGGCAGGCCCACGTCATCGCCGGGTACAAAACACCTCCTAGCCATGCTGGATGACTGCCGAACAACAGGTCCATGTTGTTTGCGAGCTCGCTGCTAGTGGTTTCAGACTGCGCGGCAGTCTTGGCCTCGAAGTGATGTACGCCGCCGACGTAATCCTCAAAGCTGATCGATCAGCAGAATGCTGCTGGTGAGCGCGTTGACCGGCACCAAGGGTTTGATGCATGGACGCAGGGCGATGCATGCCCTTCCGACATTGGCGAGTTGGACTTCACTTCCCCAATTCATGCAGATCGGATAGTATTGACGTTAACGTAAACGTCAATCTGAGCCCTACGAGATTGCCTGCTCTCCCGTATCTCATCAATTTCCCGAGCTGCTGTTCCATGTCCATCACCTACACCATTGGAGATCTGGCGAAGGAGTTCGATCTCACGACGCGGGCCATGCGCTTCTATGAGGACATGGGCCTGCTGCAGCCGGAGCGCACCGGACCGGGAGGGCGCAACCGCGTGTATACCGCGCGGGACCGCACGCGTCTGCGGCTCACGCTGCGGGCCAAACGCTTGGGTTTGTCGTTGGTAGAGGCCAAGGAAATCATCGATCTCTACGATAGCCCTCGGGATACCGGTGTCCAGTTGCGCAAGTTTCTCGAGGTGCTGGCACAGCACCGCGGCAAGCTGGAAGCGCAAATGGCCGATCTGCAGGCCAACCTTGAAGAAATCCGCGAGCACGAGGCCGAGGCCCAGGCACTGCTGCAGCGAACGCCGGAAGGGCGCGTGCACAAGGCGGCCCACTGACCGGTGCGCTAGGTGACGACGGTGTTTGAGCCTAAAACTCCGAACTACGCGGATCGGGTCCGTGACAGCTTTGCCCTGCAGGGCGCCATGGCCACGCTTGCAGCGCGTCTCGAACGCATCGAAGCGGGTGCTGTGGATATCGCCCTAGACTGGGCGCCCTCCTTGACGCAGCAGCACGGCTTTCTGCATGCCGGCATGGTCGCGACGGCGCTCGATTCTGCCTGCGGTTATGCCGCCTTCACGCTGATGGCCGAAGACGCCGCCGTGCTGACCATCGAGTTCAAGATCAATTTGCTGGCCCCCGCCCGCGGCCAGTCGTTTCGCATGCAGGGGCGCGTCATCAAACCCGGGCACACGATCACCTTTGCCGAGGGCCAAGCTTTTGCGCTCGACCACGGGCGGGAGACGCTGGTGGCCACGATGGGATGCACGTTGATGGCCGTGGTCGGCCGCAGCAGTGTTCCGGCCTGAGCCCGTCGCGTCCACGTGTTCCCCCTCCATCTCTCTTCCATCACAACAACCAGGAGACACCTATGACCGCACCGGCCAACCTGCCCGGCCTGAATTTCCAACTGGGTGACGACATCGACGCACTGCGGGATGCCGTCCATGATTTCGCACAAGCAGAAATCGCCCCTCGCGCCGCCGAGATCGACCGCTCCGACCAGTTCCCCATGGACCTGTGGCGCAAGATGGGTGACTTGGGCGTGCTCGGAATCACCGTGCCGGAGCAGTATGGCGGCGCGGCCATGGGCTACCTGGCGCACATGGTGGCGATGGAGGAAATCTCGCGCGCCAGTGCATCCGTTGGCCTGTCCTACGGCGCGCACAGCAACCTGTGCGTGAACCAGATCAACCGCAATGGCTCCGAAGAGCAGAAGCAGAAGTACCTGCCGCGCCTGATCTCCGGCGAGCACGTGGGCGCACTGGCCATGAGCGAGCCTGGCGCTGGTTCCGACGTGATCAGCATGAAGCTGAAGGCCGAGGACAAGGGCGGCTACTACCTGCTCAACGGCACGAAGATGTGGATTACCAATGGCCCGGATGCCGACACGCTGGTGGTCTACGCCAAGACGGAGCCAGAACTCGGCGCGCGCGGCGTCACCGCTTTTCTGATCGAGAAGGGCATGCCCGGTTTTTCCGTCGCCCAGAAGCTGGACAAGCTGGGCATGCGCGGCAGCCACACGGGCGAGTTGGTGTTCGAGAACGTGGAGGTACCGGCTTCCCAGGTGCTGGGCGGCGTGAACAACGGCGCCAAGGTGCTGATGAGCGGTCTGGACTACGAACGCGCTGTGCTCACGGGCGGGCCACTGGGCATCATGCAGTCGGTGATGGACAACGTGGTGCCTTATATTCACGACCGCAAGCAGTTCGGCCAAAGCATCGGCGAGTTCCAGCTGATCCAGGGCAAGGTGGCGGATATGTACACCGTGCTCCAGGCCGGCCGCTCGTTTGCCTACACCGTCGCCAAGAACCTCGATCTCCTGGGCTCGGACCATGTGCGTCAGGTGCGCAAGGACTGCGCCAGCGTGATTCTGTGGTGCGCCGAGAAGGCCACCTGGATGGCGGGCGAGGGCGTGCAGATCCACGGCGGCAACGGCTACATCAACGAGTACCCCCTGGGCCGCCTGTGGCGCGATGCCAAGCTGTACGAGATCGGCGCGGGCACCAGCGAGATCCGCCGCATGCTGATCGGCCGCGAACTGTTTGCAGAAACCTGCTAACCCCTGATCCCTGAAGAAAGCCAGACGCATGACGACCTCCTCCATCGACGACCTCTTTGTCCACAACCGAGCGTGGGCGGCCCAGATGGAGCGCGAGCGTCCCGGATTCTTCACCGGGCTCCTGTCCCAGCAAAAGCCGAAGTACATGTGGGTGGGCTGCTCGGACAGCCGCGTGCCTGCCAACCAGATCACGGGCCTAGAACCGGGCGAGGTCTTCGTCCACCGCAACGTGGCCAACGTGGTGGTGCCGACCGATCTGAACTGCCTTTCCACCATCCAGTACGCGGTGGACCAGTTGCACATCGAGCACCTCATGGTCGTCGGCCATTACGGCTGCGGCGGCGTGCTGGCCGCTCTGGAGGACCTGCGCGTCGGCCTGGCCGACAACTGGATCCGCCACGTGAAGGATGTGCGTGACCGCCACCGCGAACTCATCGCCTCCATCGACCCGCAATGGCGGCACGACGTGCTGTGCGAACTCAATGCCATCGAGCAGGTGGTGAACATCGCGCAGACCACCGTGATGTCCGACGCCTGGTCCCGCGGCGACAAGGTGACGCTGCACGGCTGGTGCTATGGGCTCAAGGA from Paracidovorax wautersii includes:
- the can gene encoding carbonate dehydratase, which translates into the protein MTTSSIDDLFVHNRAWAAQMERERPGFFTGLLSQQKPKYMWVGCSDSRVPANQITGLEPGEVFVHRNVANVVVPTDLNCLSTIQYAVDQLHIEHLMVVGHYGCGGVLAALEDLRVGLADNWIRHVKDVRDRHRELIASIDPQWRHDVLCELNAIEQVVNIAQTTVMSDAWSRGDKVTLHGWCYGLKDGLINNLHMTVSGTEGLDAVYKAAVEGVAQARRG
- a CDS encoding isovaleryl-CoA dehydrogenase, giving the protein MTAPANLPGLNFQLGDDIDALRDAVHDFAQAEIAPRAAEIDRSDQFPMDLWRKMGDLGVLGITVPEQYGGAAMGYLAHMVAMEEISRASASVGLSYGAHSNLCVNQINRNGSEEQKQKYLPRLISGEHVGALAMSEPGAGSDVISMKLKAEDKGGYYLLNGTKMWITNGPDADTLVVYAKTEPELGARGVTAFLIEKGMPGFSVAQKLDKLGMRGSHTGELVFENVEVPASQVLGGVNNGAKVLMSGLDYERAVLTGGPLGIMQSVMDNVVPYIHDRKQFGQSIGEFQLIQGKVADMYTVLQAGRSFAYTVAKNLDLLGSDHVRQVRKDCASVILWCAEKATWMAGEGVQIHGGNGYINEYPLGRLWRDAKLYEIGAGTSEIRRMLIGRELFAETC
- a CDS encoding PaaI family thioesterase, with the translated sequence MATLAARLERIEAGAVDIALDWAPSLTQQHGFLHAGMVATALDSACGYAAFTLMAEDAAVLTIEFKINLLAPARGQSFRMQGRVIKPGHTITFAEGQAFALDHGRETLVATMGCTLMAVVGRSSVPA
- a CDS encoding MerR family DNA-binding transcriptional regulator, which gives rise to MSITYTIGDLAKEFDLTTRAMRFYEDMGLLQPERTGPGGRNRVYTARDRTRLRLTLRAKRLGLSLVEAKEIIDLYDSPRDTGVQLRKFLEVLAQHRGKLEAQMADLQANLEEIREHEAEAQALLQRTPEGRVHKAAH